The following DNA comes from Palaemon carinicauda isolate YSFRI2023 chromosome 22, ASM3689809v2, whole genome shotgun sequence.
atatttattctaatttcattAGATAGTTTTGATTTACCCATTGAAATGATTTGATTGCTAACTTGTTTATGAACATTACTGGAAAGTAAGTCATCGTCTTGAAATAGGTCTGATTTCTTTCATTGTTCTCCTTCGATTAGAGCATTGACGCCAGATAACATTCAATAAATAAATCCTTCCACCAATATTCCAAATCACAGAAGTGTAAAAAAACACTAAGAATAATCCGAAATCTGACAACTTCCAAATCTTCAGAAGAAAGAATGATTAATAGTATGatacatattctatatttttatattttggagaCTCCAGCTCCCTGAAATTATCACAAAGAACGGAAAATACAATTTCTCATCTTGCGTTTCCGGCAGACTATCAAGGAGAACCTTCAAACCTGAGCAGATATGAGACGATTCGTTCTTCTTTTGGCAACTGCGAGTTTAACTCTAGCCCAAGATGCATTCTTTGAGAAGTACACATATGCTAAGGtaatgattttgttgttgttattattattgtagttagtagtagtaataagcAATGATAGAGGCACTAGTACACCTATTCCAAAACAATATATACCCAATATTTCAATAATCGCATCGTAATGAAACTATAGAGATCATATTATCATCTTATTCATGATTTGACTATAGTGAAATGTGTATATGAACACTCCAGAATATTATGAAAACAAATCCGGGGTAATAATCATAAACTATCTCCCTAATCACATTTGTATACGAGTTCATATAGATTATATTTGAAAAGTGTATTTGAACATcccaaaatattataaataataaaagaccAAGGATACTAATTATAACCTGTATCTCTCTAATCTCATTTTTTATGCGTTATAGATCATATGCTTATATCTTTATTTCCCTATAGGGAAATATGCAGTTTAACAACtcagaataatataaaaaacaaatgcagAATAATAATCATATATGGTATGTCTAATTGCAATGTGCATGTTTGATATACAAGATTTGGCTATTGAGAAATTTGTCTCTGAACACCACACATTAGTTTTAAAATCCATGATTCAAATCATAAAATGAATGTATAATCACATTTTTTCCCTTTACATCTTACTAATTGTATTTTTTAGATGATATAGATTTTATCAGGATCTCCTTATTCAAGATTTGCCTATAATGAAACGTGCATTTGAACACTAGAATATTATGAAAAAACAAATCCATGATCTAAATAATTAACTATCTCTAGTCACATTTTCATAAAATTCAATTTAGATTATATTCGCATCTCATTATTCAAGATTTCTCTATAATGAAAAGTGTACTTAAAGGTCCCAGAATATTATAAAAACCAAATCCAGGATAATAATCATAATCCTCTCCCTTAGACGATGTCCGAATGCTTTGGGAATTCCGCCTACGAAGAATACCTGCTCAGGATAGCCAACGCTAAGAGAGCCTGCGGCTATTCCTCCTACCCACCCTACACCCAAAGACCTCCTTATTACAACGACGCAAGGTATCCTTACCCGGGATCGACCAGTAGGCCATTCTTTACCACGGTCTCTTCACGTCCTATAAGTGTGAGTCCGGTAAGAGAACAAATTTAGTTGAAACTTccttttttaattgatatatatctgACGGAGGTTTTCAAATGTTAAGGTTGAAATTTTCCATTAGTACATTTTGTTAAAACTTTATTTGCATAACTTATATtaaatgtatttttctattttatatctttaGTGATAATCTTAGATTATGgttacaatttttaataatgaaatattctttggctttaattttttctaaattatttcaaAAAAAATCCGGTTCAAATATTTAATAGtagttttttagatatttttattgattttttttataactaatcTTCTCGAGTttcgatttttcataattcaaactcAATTGCTTTCTCCTTTTTTGGTTTTATCGCAAATCTTGATCATATACATAGCTTGTGAGCTAGATATGGGGTAGCGAGAAAAACAGTCCTTTTCAATACTAATTTGAAGGCATATTAATTTAGCTATGCATTATTTGCTTATTTTCATTGATCGATTTTGTATATCATCTATTTTAACCCAGAACATTACGAAGCTAGTTTTAGGACCATTAAATGAAATCTTGTAGTTCTAACAACTAAATTTCAAGAGTAACGTAAGTATATTGTATCGGATTATTACTAAATCATTAttcagaaaaaatatttagtttttaatttttttttttttttaaatttcctcgtTTATAATTTCTAAACATTGTTTGATTACCTATGTACTTATCCCGTATCTTAACGTCTTcagcatatataaaaaatatgtacataaattatcttttttaaaagTTATCTTCCacgtttcctttatatatatatatatatatatatatatatatatatatatatatatatatatatatatacatatacatatacatatacatatacatatacatatacatatacatatacatatacatatacatatacatatacatatatatatatatatatacatatatatatatatatatatatatatatatatatatatatatatatatatatatatatatatatatatatatataatatttaggtaATTCATCAAAAGGTATCAGTCTCTTAACTCTCCATTCTTTCCCTATCTGAAATACCCATTATTAACTACTTGATTACTATGAACGGACATTTTATGTAAAAATCCcaaacacacacatccacacacagatacacataatatattatatatatatatatatatatatatatatatatatatatatatatatatatatatatatatatatatatatacatatatcattatcatctcctccttacgcctattgacgcaaaggacaacTATAaaattttgctagtcgtctctatcatgaacttttaaatcaatacttttccattcattatcttctactacacgcttcatagtcctggctattttacatttacataattttattatacactatcagaaaaaaaatctaCCATACACACTCAATTGTTCTATTTATAATTCCTTCTTCAAAACCCCAAAATCATTTtattacaacattttttttttcaaagataactGGTAAGAATTTCCCCTTTATTCTATTTTAAGTATACGTAACATTACGATGATGAAACCTCAATAGGCTGCTTCgcttattggaacccttgggcttatagcatttaatTTTTTCCAACCACACTGTAATattgcttgtaataacaataacaacaacaacaacaacaacaataataataataataataataataataataataataataataataaattttcgaTCCACTGGGACAGCCATTATCTTCAATTAAACTTACATAAATGACAGTCTCCTTccgagttgataataataataataataataatgataataataataataataataataataataataataataataataataataataataataataataataataataataataatattaaccacaacaataacaacaatgtaatgataatgataacaataataattgtaacaataataatatcaacaacaacaaaaactgaaATTAGTTGTCGAATTTCAGTTCCCAAATCCGGCTTATCCGACATCTTTCAATGGGAGAGTCACACCTAACAATGGATTCGCCGTTAACTTTCTCAAGAAATCAAATGGAAAACAAGTAAGTCTtaaattattttcatgttttagATCAGTCTTACGTCTTAGATCACAGGTAAGATTTATTTCTCAAATAGAGTACGTCATTTTTTCTCAACTGGCAACCAAGATTCTGGTCTTGAAAAAACAATCAATTTTCTTATGCAAGGAAAAGATTGGCTTTcatcccccccttcccccccccccccaaaaaaaaaaataaaactcgtgTTTTGTCTCAGGTAGGTATCATGTCTCAGATTCTAAGCAAATTTCATGTTCCACATGATAAGTAGGGTTCTTGTCTTAGGTAGAAATTAATTTTCCTGTCTCGGGAAACCATATTGTCTCAAATAAGTTTCATGTTCCAGGCAAGTAATCAAGTTTTGTTTCATGTACCggataaataatattttttgtttagatTGAATCTCATGTCCTAATACAAAGAGTAAATTTTGAGTTTCATAAATTTCGTGTCTCATGTAACGAATAATTTTTCTGTTTCAATTAAATTTTATGTCTTCAgacaaaaagaaagtttcatgttTCAGGTAACAAATAAATCTTATGTTTCAAATAGCAAGCAAAATTTACATCTCGGCCAACTCTCCTGCATCAAATAACAAGTGAGCTTCAAAGACTTTTTCTTTCCAGGCCCTACAGAGAAACCAATATTCACAGAGACAGCTTTATGATTCAGAAGCGATTCAAATGGCTCTCCGGCAGATAGGCGATTCCCTCCGCAACTTTACTTGTGTTTTAGGACAACTTCAGCTGGTAAGAACATTCCCTAAAAGTGTTATTTGCATGGAAGGCACAGCTCATCACTTATGATGATTTACCATGACAtatttagcctattggaaacgtccttgcctgtagtgtctacaacctcaccctccttgtgagctgaggatggggtgtttgggggttgaacctataggtctacctactgactcATAAAGAGTCATTAactgaccctccctagtcctagcttggatagagagggggcttaggtgttgatcatatgtatatttggcaaggctttagggcattgtcctgctagctagggcattgtcaccgtacctttcctttgccattcatgagcggcctttaaaactttaaacctttaaagagttaATAAGAAATTGTGCATTTATGATAAAGTTCGTGGACTATCAAACTCTATGATATTGTTATTAGCCTCTGTCACTTCTTCCAGGTTGACCAGAGGCTCAACATCGActatgatatgatgataaataattACTACAATTCACGAATTGACTCTGAACTTCGAGAAGATCTCATCAGTGGTCTTTACTATTGCAGAGAGCTCGTGGTCAGTAGATAATTTATCCCTCTTATTTTGCCCCCAAGATATCAATTGAATATAATGAGGTGTATTgactattatatttttattaaccaAATTTCAGCTATTTTGTTGAAATATATCTTAAAATACATTAATTTCATCGTCAAAAACTATAATCTTATGTTTTTCATGGCTAAAAGTCAACCTTTAATTACTTGCATAAATTGTCAAACATAATTTCGGCTATTTTATCAAAATACTTGCCTTGAATAAAAAAGTTTTACATCTTCGTTCGAAGTATGGTTTTAATTTATTGCCATGGCTAAAAAATTTTTACAACATTCTCATTTCTTTAAGTAACTTCAATACCCCTTTCAGAGCTGCATGCCGGAGGACAAGTCTCCAATATCTCTAGAAGTCCAGCGTCTCATGGCCTTCGCCAAATGCGAAAAGAAGACCAGGCTGTCAGCCTGCTTGAGAAGAGACCTAAGAAACAATCTACACCAGTTTGACATCTCAGCTCTTCCGGACGATGGGCAGAGAACCACTGACGTGGAGAAACTACTGACCATTCTCATTGGACAGGATTCATTAGACCAGTTAGAATTGTACTGATTCCTACTTTGTAATAAGTCAAGTAAGGTTGACCTTTGACAGATATAATCAAGTGTTTAAAGTCTCTCTTTACCTGATTCCCAAGTTGTAATAGGTCAAGTCAGGTTGACTTTTGGCAGATATAGTCCAGTGTATAAAGTCTCTCTTTATCCGATTCCCAAGTTATAATAGGTCAAGTACGGTTGACTTTTGGTAGATGTTTTCTAGCGTTTTAAGTCTCTCTTTACCTGATTCCCAAGTTGTAATAGGCCAATTCAGGTTAAGTTTTGAAAGATATATTCCAGTGTTTAGTCTCTCTACTTGATTCCCAAATTGTAATAGGTCAAGTCAGATTGACTTTTGgcagatatattcaagtgtttaaAGTCTCTCTTTGCCTGATTCCTATGTTCATATACCGTGATTAACGTCTTGAAAATTCACTTTGCTTTTTGTGAAGCTTCTTACTGACCTTTACTTGGCTTTCAGCAAAGCATTCTCTCTAGAGAGTctgtaaataatattttctttggaTTTAGTGAAAGCTTCTTATGAACAAGCAGCTCAATATCAAAATACCTCGGATTATTTCTCACCTTTCTCTGTATCTTCTATTTTTTGGATTGTCTTTTAGGATTAAAGTGTATTACATGTGTCTTTCAAATTCACTGACTTATCTTTAATAATAGCGCAATACGGGAATTCAGGGAGAACATGTATTTGCTATAATGATCTCATTTAGATAGAAAACTGGAAGACAACtgaatatatggatatttatatatggatgtatatgttcagtttttcccatatatatatatatatatatatatatatatatatatatatgtatatatatatgtgtatatatatatatatatatatatatatatatatatatatatatatacagtatatttatatatatgtatatataaacatatgcacactatatatatatatatatatatatatatatatatatatatatatatgtatatatacatatatatatacatatatatatacattatatttatttatatatatacatatatatatatatatatatatatatatatgtatgtatatatacacatatgcacactatatatatatgtatatatatatattatatatatatttatatatatatatatatatatatatatatatatatatatatatatatatatatatatatatatatttatgtatgtatataagtatatatacatatgcacactatatatataaatatatatatatatactttatattatccatatatatacatatatatacatatacatacatatatatatatatatatatatatatatatatatatatatatatatatatgctttactttcACAAGGAACACGTGACTTGATATACGGCAAAAGTCAGTAGGAAATAATAATAtgctttagtacctagcgcttACCTGCATTTTGATACAAATTCTTCAgcgtaaaataaatatttattttacactgaagaagtgtgtattaaaatgcacaaaaGACTGAGTACTAcaaaattttattctattctacTGGATTTtgctaaatatgtatgtatatatagacatgtaaatatgcatatatatatacatatatgtatatactatatagacatgtaaacatatatatgtatatgtatgtgtatatatagatattttttcttattcttatgatTGTCAAATATTACCTTGTTCATAGAAGTGGAACCGTAAAAAATGTATTATTTAGtggacctttttattttttttagtaggATCTAAGCTTTTGTACCCATTAAAAATTACTAAGTAACAAAAACGTATTTTTCCTATcattaaatagatagataaataaataatatataagaaatgaatCAACTACTTTttgataaatgaaaagaaattaaaaggcAAAGGCATAAGAAGATAATGTCGGCAATCTACACTGTTATACATAAcacatttgttattgtattttaAAACATCCCGTTCAAGAATATAAAACTACACTTTAAATGTTTTAGTACATTACACAAGACGATTGTTGATTTTCTGCCCCTGTGACTCTTGCCTCATAAAATACTTTATCCAAGGTTATATCTCGCTTCTATGGCCGAGTTGTAAGCACCACCATTTGCTTATATCCGGCCAGGCTCCCTGGCTAGAAATTTCGACGATTTAAGTGGAAACGGTTCGGGTTCCACGATAATCAAAAGGATTCTTTTATGTGTAGATTTGGATTTGGACTCGATCATTATTCTGATTATTATCTTAttgaagattaaaataataataataataataataataataataataataataatgataataataataataatgaaaataaaaatataaaaataacaataatgattatgataatgataaataataatgataataataatgaaaataatgaaaatagtaaaaatagtagaaaaatgcgaaatatcaataatgataatgataatgataatttataatgataatgataatgctaacaataataatgataataataataacaataatatcaataataataataataataataataataataataataataatagtttatgtcAAAAGGTTCAAATTAATACATAAACAGTTTGAATATTGTACCAATATCCAATCTTAAAAATGCAGCCACGAATTTTATCATTTGAAGCATctgaataataagattaataatgataaaacttttacagcagaataaataataaatatgtaaaatgATGGAAAAAATATAACAATCCTAATGATACTAAAAATAGAGATGATTTTGATAAAAGATAATTCAAAAATTTGCATAATTAAGAAAACATCAACACCagtaaaaaatcaaatagataat
Coding sequences within:
- the LOC137616138 gene encoding uncharacterized protein isoform X1, with amino-acid sequence MRRFVLLLATASLTLAQDAFFEKYTYAKTMSECFGNSAYEEYLLRIANAKRACGYSSYPPYTQRPPYYNDARYPYPGSTSRPFFTTVSSRPISVSPFPNPAYPTSFNGRVTPNNGFAVNFLKKSNGKQALQRNQYSQRQLYDSEAIQMALRQIGDSLRNFTCVLGQLQLVDQRLNIDYDMMINNYYNSRIDSELREDLISGLYYCRELVSCMPEDKSPISLEVQRLMAFAKCEKKTRLSACLRRDLRNNLHQFDISALPDDGQRTTDVEKLLTILIGQDSLDQLELY
- the LOC137616138 gene encoding uncharacterized protein isoform X2, with the protein product MRRFVLLLATASLTLAQDAFFEKYTYAKTMSECFGNSAYEEYLLRIANAKRACGYSSYPPYTQRPPYYNDARYPYPGSTSRPFFTTVSSRPISFPNPAYPTSFNGRVTPNNGFAVNFLKKSNGKQALQRNQYSQRQLYDSEAIQMALRQIGDSLRNFTCVLGQLQLVDQRLNIDYDMMINNYYNSRIDSELREDLISGLYYCRELVSCMPEDKSPISLEVQRLMAFAKCEKKTRLSACLRRDLRNNLHQFDISALPDDGQRTTDVEKLLTILIGQDSLDQLELY